The Wolbachia endosymbiont of Drosophila innubila region GAGAAGATATGCAGGTACGCTTTTGAATATGCAAAAAAACACAACAGAAAAAAAGTAACTTGCCTGACTAAAGATAACATCATGAAAATGACTGACGGAACTTTCCATGCCGCGTTTGATCGCATTGCAAAGGAATACCCAGATATAAAGGCAGAACATTATATAGTTGATATTGGAATGGCGCGTGTTGCAACAGAACCGGAGAATTTTGATGTTATAGTAACCGAGAACTTATATGGCGACATATTATCAGATATAGTCGCACAAACCTCTGGATCTGTGGGGCTTGCCGGAAGTAGTAACATCGGGAATGAATACGCAATGTTTGAAGCAGTGCACGGTTCTGCCCCTGATATTGCAGGAAAAAACATAGCCAATCCTTCTGGTCTTTTAAATGCTGCAGTGCATATGCTAATTTACATAGGTCAAGTGGGTACTGCAAAACTAATCTACGATGCATGGCTCAAGACTTTGGAGGATGGAATACACACTGCCGATTTATATAAGGAGAAAAGAAGTAAACAGAAAGTTGGTACAAAAGAATTTGCAGAAGCTGTTATAGACAATCTAGGAAAAAAACCGAAAACATTATCTGAGCTTATAATTGGCAGTGATCCAAATAGTAAAGTGGATAAAATACAGGATAATTATGAACAGGATTATAAGATTAAAAAACTAGTGGGTAGCGATATAACGCTTGCCTGGAGTAAGCCGGCTGACTTTGACCAAATAGTGAAGTTGTTTGAAACAAGTAATCCGCAGATTATAGCAATATATTCAAAAGGCCTTGCGATTTGGCCAGGAAGTTCAAAGTCTTCAAGTGACCAAATAACCTGCAGGTTCATTGCAAATAATGAAATTACAAATAGTGATGTGAATAACTTGCTAATCAAATTTGAGGAACATAATTTTGATGTGGTGAGAATGGATAAGTTGTATTTGTATGATGGGAAAGAGGGTTTCTTCTCTTAGTGGTTGCTTGATATTTTTATGCTTGTGTGAAACATTAAATATATTATACTAATAGTATCGTGTATTTATGTGAGGTGTAGTAATGAGTCAACATTTTAAGTTAACTGGTCAGGAGTTTTATGATAATAATGATCTGTTTAACGTACTAGAGATAAAAGCTGAACAAATTGTAGGTAAGGATTATCAAGCTCTTAGCAAGTTTCTGAAAAAACAATATAATAAATTGATACTTGTAAACCATCCTGACAAAGGTGGAGACAAAAATAGATTTGATCAGATTTATAAAGCTTATCAAGAGCTAAAAAAGTACATTGAACCTTTAGAGTCAGGAAATCCTTGTGTTAAAGTCAGTGTTGGTGCTGAAAGTGATGGGCGTTTAACGGCAAGAGGAGAGTTTCACTATAGGAGAAGTTTGTTTAATAAGCTAAAAATAAGTTGAGAGAAAGATGCTGTAGGTAAAGATTTTGATGGATTGATTTCTATACTAAAAAGAAGTGACTATTCGTTTAAAAAAGATCTAGAAAAATGCATGAAACTCCAAGCTCAAATAAATAGGATTTTGCAAAATCCAAATTTAGATAATTTTAAGAAGAGTGTAGAAAGTACAAAATTAATGAAAGAGCTGTATCAATATATAACAAAGCCAAGCATATAATTATTCAATTATATTACTCCTCTAGAAGAAAAGAGAAGCCTAGTTAAAGAAGATAAGAAAGCATTAGCGTTGAAATTTATAGAGCGTAAAAATGCTCTACTGCTTGTCCCAAAAATAAGTCTTCTGCCTTTAGCTCTATTAACTACAGTTACTATAGGTTGCTATTTTTCATGGTGGATCATAGGATTTAGTATCATTGCTGGTAATGCCTCTCATTTATTAGTAAATTATTATATGAAAAAGTATAAAAATTCAGAAATTTCCACTGATGAATTCATGAGTAAAATAAACTATATCACGCTAGGCAATAAGCTTCTTATCAACTATCCTTTAGCTGCTTTTTCTGTTTATCTACTTACAACAAATTTCATTGCTAATAGATTAACTGTTGGTGGAACCATACTTGGTTCACTATTGTTATTGGCGGCAGTATTAATTGAAATGTTAGCTCCTGTTTTCTCAAAAGGCTGTGAAATATATGCTGAAAAGCACACAAAAGATTTACTAGAAGAGGATCCAAGAGATAGGGTACAAAAGGAAACTGACCTGTTAGGATGGTATGATCCACGAAAACTGTTAATGCCAATTGTTATGCCTCTTATTAAAAAGTGTTTTGCGGAAGTGGTAAGCGAATTTGCTGAGAGAAATTTTGATGAAGTGAACACTAATGTGTCTGATGTTAATACTGAAGGACTATCTAAGCCTCAAGGAATTGAATTTGCACAGTAACCAGTGTAGTATAGGCTTTTAGCTCTATGCATGGACTCAAAAAAAGTAGAATTGATATTTGAAAAGTTTCAAGAATCAAATTCTGCACCAAAAATAGAGCTAAATTATATCAATCATTATACGCTTCTGGTCGCAATAGTTTTATCAGCACGGACGACCGATGTAAGCGTTAACAAAATTACAAGAGAACTTTTTAATATCGCTGATACGCCAGAAAAAATGCTGAATCTTGGGCAAAACGAGCTAAAAAAACGTGTAAATAGTATCGGTTTATATAATTCCAAAGCAAAAAATATAATCGGGCTCAGCAAAATATTGATTGAGAGGTACAATAGCAAAGTGCCTACTGATTTCGATGATTTGGTGTCTTTGCCGGGAGTGGGAAGAAAGAGCGCTAATGTGTTCTTAAATTCGGGGCTTGGCATTCCAACATTGGCAGTTGATACTCACGTTTTTAGAGTGAGCAATAGAATTGGGCTTGTGAAAGAAAAAGATGTGTTTAAAACAGAGCAATCTCTTTTAAATGTGGTTCCCAAAAAATACCTGCTTTATGCTCATCATTGGCTAGTTTTGCATGGTAGATATGTTTGCAAAGCACAGAAACCTTCGTGTGAAACGTGCATAATTCATGATTTATGTGAATTTGAGTGCAAAAGGTATAAAGTCTAGTATTTCTTCTTTTGTCATCCAAGTAGCTATAGAAACGAAAAAACTTACTTGACACATTTTGCTGGAATGACACCAGTTGTTATTCAGACAACAGTTATGCAAGAGATCTGATTACATCTAAGCTAACAATGGACCACTAGATATATTACTAACTACGTTGACCTGATTCAATATTTTATTAGTGGGATTGAAATAATTTTCTATAAATTCCTTATATATAGCTGTTAACTTGTGTATATCGTTTACTGATACGCATTCGTTTATCTGATGTGCAGTTTTGTTGATTATACCAAATTCAATCACTGGACAAACATCTTTGATAAACGCGGCGTCAGATGTGCCACCACTTGTGCTAAGTATAGCATCAATGTTGGTAACCTTACTTATTGCATCAAGCATAATATCAGTATTTCTATCGGGAGTAGAGAGGAAAACGTCCCTGCTGCTATGCATAGAAAGTTTATAATCGTTAGTTACACTGGAGCATATTTCATCAATCAGCTTATATAAGCCACCCGGTGTTTGTTCATTGTTATATCGAATGTTAAAACGTGTAGTTGCTGAGCCAGGTATTAGATTGCTAGTATTATTTCCAACATCGATAGTAGTAACTTCGCAATGTGAAGGCTGAAAATATTTATTACCATGATCAAAAGTAGTATTTTTTACCTTACTCAATATCGATATTACCTTATATATTGGATTGTCTGCTAGGTCTGGGTAGGCAACGTGCCCTTGTTTTCCATGGCAAATTAATTCAAATGTTACAGAACCTCTTCTGCCTATTTTTATGGTATCACCTAATTTCTCACTACTGGTTGGTTCGCCAACCACACAAAAATCTATCTTTTTCTGCTTATTTTTCATCCATTCCAAAACTGCCTTTGTTCCATATTCTTCCATGCTTTCTTCAGCACTGGTAATCAATGCACTTATTGAACCATTAAATTGAAACTTCTCTGCAATCAAATTTACCATAGCAGCAATAAATGCAGCTACTCCGCTTTTCATATCAGCGGCCCCTCTTCCATATAGCATTCCATCCCTCACTTCTGGTTTAAATGGACCAAATGCCCAATCTTTTAACTGACCCGGTGGTACAACATCAACGTGCCCAGCAAAGCACAAATTTGGTACTCCATTTATATATTTCGCATAAAGATTTTTAACTTTATCACCAAATTCTAAAATCTCACAATCAAAGCCGCTCTTCTTGAAGATTGTTGCTATATACTCTATTGCCCCGCTGTCTTCTGGTGTTATACTCTCAAAAGAGATCAATTTCCTAGTTAGCTCTACAGGGTCAATTTTCATGTCAATCTTAAAATACTTATACTGCTATATTGTAAACACTCTATGCACTATTTAAAACAAATATTACATCAAACCGAACAAACTTTTCTAAGGGAAGTAATAACAGATTACCACCTTGCTGATGATATCTATGAAATATGCACACAACACGGAAATGACATCTTTCTAGTTGCAGATGAAAATACAGCAAAACTTTTAAACAAAAACGTATTTAATAAAATTTCTCATTTAATTATTCCAACCCCACCTGCCATTCCAGTGTCACGCACTGGGATGACATCAAGTAGAGAAATGACACCAAGCAGAGCTGCCTCTCTTGAAACCGTAAATCTAGTGAGAAACAAAGTAAAAGACAGTGACTTAATAGTTGCATTTGGTAGCGGCACCGTTAACGATATCTGCAAATATGCAAGCTACCTCGAGAAAAAAGATTATATATCCTTTCCAACAGCCGCTTCTATGAATGGATATACATCCGCAAATGCTTCAATATTAGTAAATGGATATAAAAAATCGTTCAAAGCACATCTTCCAAGAGCAATATATATAGATATAGACATACTTGCCAATGCGCCACTGCGCCTCACATTAAGCGGATTTGCAGATTTCATTTGTCGTTCAACAGTTCAGGCTGACTGGCTACTATCTCATTTGTTGCTTAGCACAGAATACAATGAATTACCTTTTACACTTGTTCACGATTTGGAGCAAATTTTGCTAAGAGAATATACGGCGCTTACTAAAAGAAGTGGAAAAGAGGTCCTATTACTTATGGAAGTTCTACTAATTTCAGGACTTGGAATGGTGATGTCAAAAGGCAGCTATTCTGCAAGCCAAGGAGAGCATATGATAGCTCACGCAATGGAAATGGTAACAAAAGATTATTCCTCACTACATGGTGAAAAAATTGCTGTCACAACGATTACTATGGCTAATTTACAGGAAAAGATATTATCAATACAAAACCCGATTATCAAACCGACCACTTTAGATGTAAAACATATAACTCAGTACTTTGATAATATCGAATTTGTAAGAACTTTTGAACAGAAGCAAATTATGCAGCAAAAAATCCAAGAGATTATTTGTAAAGAATGGCATAATATTTCCAGTTTAATTAAGCAAAATTTACTACCTGCAAAACACCTGCAAAAAATATTTGAAGATCTATCAATTCCACACTTACCAGAGCACCTCAATTGGAATAAAGAACAATATTGTAAAGTGGTCGATTTTGCGTTTACAACAAGAGATAGATTCACCTTTCTTGACTTAGCTAACTGCATAGAAGAAAGTTAAGTTTTGTAGTGAAATTCTGTCATTTAAAGAGATCATAGGCCAAAAGCTAAACCCTTTTCACAATCTCTTATCCATTGTCTCCTCACCTGAGTGGATATACAACTCATTCCAAGTAACTGACACTGGGTTTCACCAATAGCACTGCTTTGCTAAACATAGTTTAGTTCGAGTGGCTGAGGAGGGACTTGAACCCCCGACCAAGAGATTATGATCCTCCTGCTCTACCAACTGAGCTACTCAGCCTAATTAAAAACCTTATTATACACACGATCTATATGTTTCGTATAATACTTCAAATCAAACAAAGATTCAAGTTTTTCCGAGTTAATAACCTTAAGTAAGGGTTTATCTTGTTTCAATTCGGCCAGAAAATCACTGTTGTTTTGTTTCACTTTCATTGCATTGCTCTGAACAATTTTATACGCCTCTTCCCTCGCCAAACCACTATTTACTAACTCAAGCAATACACGCTGTGAGAAAACTAAACCTTTTGAAGAATTTAAGTTCTTTTCAATGTTTTCCTTATTGATCACCAATTTATCTATCAAATCTGTTAATCGCACTAAAGCAAAATCCATTGTTATACAAGCATCAGGAGCAATGCATCTTTCCACAGACGAGTGTGATATATCACGTTCGTGCCACAATGCAACATTTTCTAACGCAGGAAAAACATAACTGCGTATTAAACGTGAGAGTCCAGTCAGATTTTCACTTAAAATAGGATTACATTTGTGTGGCATAGCAGAGCTTCCCTTCTGCCCAGTGGAAAAATGCTCAGAAATTTCGCCGATTTCAGTTCTTTGCAAATGACGAATTTCAACAGCAACATTTTCTATTGAACTTGCAATTACTCCCAAAACTGAAAAGAACATGGCATGTCTATCACGAGGAATGATTTGAGATGATATGGTTTCAGGTATGAGTCCCATTTCTTTCGCTACATATTCTTCAACAAACGGATCAACATTTGCAAAATTGCCTACTGCACCTGATATTTTACAAATTGAGATCTCTTTTTGCGCGCTAATTAATCTCTGATAATTGCGTTTAAATTCAGCATAAAATCTGGCAAATTTTATTCCAAGAGTTGTTGGTTCTGCATGCATTCCGTGACTGCGTCCAACACAAACAATATCTTTATAGTCCTCAGCTTTTTTTTTCAATGCTGCAAGTAAATTTTTTAGATTCTCGAGCAAAATATCACAGGACTCTTTCAGTTGCACCGCAAGGCATGTATCCAAAACATCAGAACTTGTCATTCCATAATGAAGATAACGAACATCAACTCCCGCTTTTTTAGCAATATATGTCAGAAAAGCTATAACATCATGTTTTACAATGGATTCAATTTCGTTGATACATTCAACATCAAATTCAATAGCACCAGAGAGGTTCTCAGCAATATTATTCGGAATCACTCCTAACTTTGCTTGAGCTTCACACGCTAATTTTTCTATTTTAAGCCATATATTAAATTTATTATTTTCCTCCCAAATGGAAGACATTTCTTTTCTGCTATAGCGGGGAATCATTTTTGATTTATTCCAATAATGGTGTCATTCCAGTGCGTGACACTGGAATCCAGATATAAAAGTATTTGCAAATTATTCAATGGACAACGGATTCTAGAAGCATAAAATAATGTCCATGATGAAATAAACTGGATCCCAGTGTCACGCACTGGGATGACATGAGGGAAGCACTGGGATGACACCAGCTTAGCCATGGCAGAAATTTCTTTACGACTATAACAAGGGATCATCTTTGATCAGCTATCATCACCATCAGTAGCTTCTTTATTCGCATCTTGCTCTGCCTCTTGTTGCTCAGACTTCTGATTTTGCAATTTTACTTGCCTTAGCTCATTTGCATCTGTTTCGGATTTCACGACGTATATAGTAATTGGTACTACTACTTCACTATGTAATTCTACGTTTACTTGGTATTCACCCAAGTTTTTGATGCTTACTCCACCAAAAGATAAACTACGGTGATCTATCACATGTCCTTCTTGTAGTAAAATTTTCGCAATTTCACGTGTTGTTACAGAACCAAAAATTTTACCATCCTCTGAAGCTTGCTTTATTAATACCACAAACTTATCATGTAGTGACAACGCAAGCTCTTTTGCTACATTTAATCTTTTTATATTCTCTTCTTCCAGTAATAAACGTTGCTCCTCTAGCTTTGTTAAATTTTCCTTGGTAACTTTCACCGCTTTTCTTTGTGGAAAAAGAAAATTACGTGCATAACCTGGTTTAACTTTGACAACTTCACCAAGCTTACCTAAAGTCCTTATATTTTCCTTTAAAATTATCAACATAAATTACCTAAACTTTTTTAGTACAGTAAGGAATAAGAGCTAAAAAACGTGCCCTTATGATCGCTAAGCGTAACTTCCTTTGTTTTTTTGCACATACGCCTGTTAATCTTCTAGGTAATATCCTACCATAGTCAGAGGTAAACTTGGATAATAAATCTATATTCTTATAATCTATGTCTTCATCTTTAGACGCAGCAAGAGGGCAAACTTTAGAACGCCTAAAGCCAGTCCTATTATTTACAGATACGTAAGAATTATTAAAACTATTTCGTCTTTTCATCATTATGCGCTTTGCTCCTCAATTTGTTTATTCATCATATGAGATTTACCTTCAAAAATTTTATCAACCTGCACAGGAAAGTGGCGAATAACGTTCTCATTAAGTTTCATTCTACGCATAAATTCATCCAGAATGCTTGCAGTAGAACTTATGCACATTATACAATAATGACCGCTCTTCATTTTATTTTTGTGATATGCAAAATCCAAAAGACCCCAATGTTCATACTTGATTAATCCTGATGCTTCAATGTTTTTCAAAAGCATTTCCAACGCTTTGCTCGATTGAGTTGGACCGTTTATTCTAAAATCTTTCAAAGTATCTTGAAAAATCTTTATTAGATGTTCTGAAATATTTCTCTTCAAAGCATTTACTGCGTTATGGATAAACGCACTTTTAGTACTGCCTCCTAGAAATTTTGTAAAATCTTGCGTTATTCCTAAATCTTTTAGGTCATCTTTCAACTCTTTATCGATTTTTGACTTCACTTCTTTCAAATTTGAAAGATCTTCTTCTAATTCAACCCATAAAATTTTTGTAAGATCTTCCAAGAAATCAGAGTAAGCAACTAGACTTTCTTTAATGTCCTCAGCACGCACTTCTAACTCTTGTTTTGTAAGCTTGTCATTTCCTTTTTTCAGAATATCCCTGATTTGCTGGAACATAATATCTGCTTTAATATTTTTCAATGAAACAGCTAGCTCTTGGACCATCTCCTCTACTTCTTGCTGTAACAATCCTTGTTGTGCTATAAAAGTAAATTCATAAAGATTCACTATATCTTCCTTTAATACCGATTAAATATTTCATTATATAAAGCTTTTTTATATAAGCAAGTTATTTGTATTAATTTCTACGCATTTAATCCAGCTTAAATTAGATATTTCATAAATTACTTGAGGAGCAATTGAGTATGCACCTGGTAATAAGATGCTCACTTTATGTTTTTCGAGAAGAAGTTTTAGCATTATTTTGGTTCTGCCTTCATCTTTCAATATTGTGTTTAATTCCATAGCGGCTTTTTGCGAATCCGTGCACTCAGTGGTGAGAACTAATTCTTTTATTGTAGAAGTGACTCTTTTTGTAAACTCAGATATATCCTTGCCTGCTAATCTTGTTGTATTTTCCGAAGCTTCAAGATCAATTATCACAAATGTTCCTGGTGAAAATAAATCTCTTTTTTCTTCTATTATTTCATTATTGTAGAATGCTATTTCAGAAACGTTATGGGGATCAGAAAGTGTGAGGATAACAAACCTTCCACGCTCTGAAGTTCTCATACGTGCATTTAATATTACCCCAGCAGTTTTTGCTGTTCTATTTTCTCCGATAAACCCAATATTTAACTTTTCCAGAAGAGTTCTAAATTTTTCAAGCGGATGATTAGTTAAATAAAATCCTAGTGAAAATAACTCATGTTCTAATTTTTCCTCTTCATCAAAATCTTCCACATTCTCAAGTTTCGGTTTGAGGACATCAAGACTACCAAACAAAGCAGCTTGACTTGATTCTCTATCCTGTTTGTTTTTATTTGCAAAGTAAATCAGCGTGTCCATTGACTCATATAGCTGCTTTCTGTTCTTATGCACGCTATCGAATGCTCCGGATTTAATCAGGCTTTCTAGCGCTCTCTTATTTATTATATGACCTGAATTTTGAATGAATTCCCATATGTCCTTACAAGCGCTTGAACGTACGTTCACTATTCCTTCCGCTATAGAAAAACCAACATTCCTCAAGGCAGCAATACCATAACGTATGCGTTCATCCTCTATTGAGAATTCAGCTTGAGACTTGTTTATATCAGGTGAAAGAACGGTAACGCCACTAAACTTTGCTGCATGATAAAATAAATTCAGTTTATCTCTATCATCAATATTCAGATTCATTAGTGCTGTAAAAAATTCTAATGGATAATTAGCTTTAAGGTAAGCCGTTTGATAAGATATCACCGCATATGCTGCAGCATGAGATTTATTGAACCCATAACCAGCAAATTTTGCAACAAGGTCAAAGATATAACTTGCCCTGTTGTAATCAACGCCATTCTTCGTTGCCCCTTGGATGAAAAGTTCACGTTGTTTATCCATCTCTTCCTTGATTTTCTTACCCATAGCACGTCTCAGCAAATCTGCTTCCGCTAAGCTATACCCGGAAAGAATACGGGCTATTTCCATCACTTGTTCTTGGTAAATTATTACCCCAAATGTCTCTTTTA contains the following coding sequences:
- the nth gene encoding endonuclease III gives rise to the protein MDSKKVELIFEKFQESNSAPKIELNYINHYTLLVAIVLSARTTDVSVNKITRELFNIADTPEKMLNLGQNELKKRVNSIGLYNSKAKNIIGLSKILIERYNSKVPTDFDDLVSLPGVGRKSANVFLNSGLGIPTLAVDTHVFRVSNRIGLVKEKDVFKTEQSLLNVVPKKYLLYAHHWLVLHGRYVCKAQKPSCETCIIHDLCEFECKRYKV
- a CDS encoding 30S ribosomal protein S6, with translation MNLYEFTFIAQQGLLQQEVEEMVQELAVSLKNIKADIMFQQIRDILKKGNDKLTKQELEVRAEDIKESLVAYSDFLEDLTKILWVELEEDLSNLKEVKSKIDKELKDDLKDLGITQDFTKFLGGSTKSAFIHNAVNALKRNISEHLIKIFQDTLKDFRINGPTQSSKALEMLLKNIEASGLIKYEHWGLLDFAYHKNKMKSGHYCIMCISSTASILDEFMRRMKLNENVIRHFPVQVDKIFEGKSHMMNKQIEEQSA
- the dapE gene encoding succinyl-diaminopimelate desuccinylase, yielding MKIDPVELTRKLISFESITPEDSGAIEYIATIFKKSGFDCEILEFGDKVKNLYAKYINGVPNLCFAGHVDVVPPGQLKDWAFGPFKPEVRDGMLYGRGAADMKSGVAAFIAAMVNLIAEKFQFNGSISALITSAEESMEEYGTKAVLEWMKNKQKKIDFCVVGEPTSSEKLGDTIKIGRRGSVTFELICHGKQGHVAYPDLADNPIYKVISILSKVKNTTFDHGNKYFQPSHCEVTTIDVGNNTSNLIPGSATTRFNIRYNNEQTPGGLYKLIDEICSSVTNDYKLSMHSSRDVFLSTPDRNTDIMLDAISKVTNIDAILSTSGGTSDAAFIKDVCPVIEFGIINKTAHQINECVSVNDIHKLTAIYKEFIENYFNPTNKILNQVNVVSNISSGPLLA
- the rplI gene encoding 50S ribosomal protein L9; amino-acid sequence: MLIILKENIRTLGKLGEVVKVKPGYARNFLFPQRKAVKVTKENLTKLEEQRLLLEEENIKRLNVAKELALSLHDKFVVLIKQASEDGKIFGSVTTREIAKILLQEGHVIDHRSLSFGGVSIKNLGEYQVNVELHSEVVVPITIYVVKSETDANELRQVKLQNQKSEQQEAEQDANKEATDGDDS
- the icd gene encoding isocitrate dehydrogenase; the protein is MSTLITVAYGDGIGPEIMEAVLSILREAEAEISIDIIEIGERVYSKEWSHGISPSGWESIERTKILLKSPTTTPQGKGHKSLNVALRKNLGLYANIRPCISYHPVIENKFDKFDIVVIRENEEDVYTGIEHRLTGDSYQCTKIITRSGSEKICRYAFEYAKKHNRKKVTCLTKDNIMKMTDGTFHAAFDRIAKEYPDIKAEHYIVDIGMARVATEPENFDVIVTENLYGDILSDIVAQTSGSVGLAGSSNIGNEYAMFEAVHGSAPDIAGKNIANPSGLLNAAVHMLIYIGQVGTAKLIYDAWLKTLEDGIHTADLYKEKRSKQKVGTKEFAEAVIDNLGKKPKTLSELIIGSDPNSKVDKIQDNYEQDYKIKKLVGSDITLAWSKPADFDQIVKLFETSNPQIIAIYSKGLAIWPGSSKSSSDQITCRFIANNEITNSDVNNLLIKFEEHNFDVVRMDKLYLYDGKEGFFS
- the rpsR gene encoding 30S ribosomal protein S18: MMKRRNSFNNSYVSVNNRTGFRRSKVCPLAASKDEDIDYKNIDLLSKFTSDYGRILPRRLTGVCAKKQRKLRLAIIRARFLALIPYCTKKV
- a CDS encoding iron-containing alcohol dehydrogenase, translating into MHYLKQILHQTEQTFLREVITDYHLADDIYEICTQHGNDIFLVADENTAKLLNKNVFNKISHLIIPTPPAIPVSRTGMTSSREMTPSRAASLETVNLVRNKVKDSDLIVAFGSGTVNDICKYASYLEKKDYISFPTAASMNGYTSANASILVNGYKKSFKAHLPRAIYIDIDILANAPLRLTLSGFADFICRSTVQADWLLSHLLLSTEYNELPFTLVHDLEQILLREYTALTKRSGKEVLLLMEVLLISGLGMVMSKGSYSASQGEHMIAHAMEMVTKDYSSLHGEKIAVTTITMANLQEKILSIQNPIIKPTTLDVKHITQYFDNIEFVRTFEQKQIMQQKIQEIICKEWHNISSLIKQNLLPAKHLQKIFEDLSIPHLPEHLNWNKEQYCKVVDFAFTTRDRFTFLDLANCIEES
- the purB gene encoding adenylosuccinate lyase, producing MIPRYSRKEMSSIWEENNKFNIWLKIEKLACEAQAKLGVIPNNIAENLSGAIEFDVECINEIESIVKHDVIAFLTYIAKKAGVDVRYLHYGMTSSDVLDTCLAVQLKESCDILLENLKNLLAALKKKAEDYKDIVCVGRSHGMHAEPTTLGIKFARFYAEFKRNYQRLISAQKEISICKISGAVGNFANVDPFVEEYVAKEMGLIPETISSQIIPRDRHAMFFSVLGVIASSIENVAVEIRHLQRTEIGEISEHFSTGQKGSSAMPHKCNPILSENLTGLSRLIRSYVFPALENVALWHERDISHSSVERCIAPDACITMDFALVRLTDLIDKLVINKENIEKNLNSSKGLVFSQRVLLELVNSGLAREEAYKIVQSNAMKVKQNNSDFLAELKQDKPLLKVINSEKLESLFDLKYYTKHIDRVYNKVFN